Proteins from one Fibrobacter sp. UWR3 genomic window:
- the gap gene encoding type I glyceraldehyde-3-phosphate dehydrogenase, which yields MALKLGINGFGRIGRMVFRAAVENFSKDIQVVGINDLLDVDYLAYMLKYDSVHGAFKHDVSFEGNFLIVDGNKIQVFAEKDPSNITWGALGVDVVVESTGFFLTDELARAHIKAGAKKVIMSAPSKDATPMFVYGVNHQTYAGQDIISNASCTTNCLAPMSKVLNDKFGIKRGLMTTVHAATATQKTVDGPSKKDWRGGRGILENIIPSSTGAAKAVGKVLPQLNGKLTGMSLRVPTSDVSFVDLTAELEKPATYEEICKAMKEASEGELKGILGYTDEALVSTDFRNDARTSIFDVKAGIQLDPTFVKVCAWYDNEWGYSNKVCEMARVITK from the coding sequence ATGGCTCTCAAACTCGGTATCAATGGTTTCGGCCGCATCGGCCGTATGGTGTTCCGCGCTGCTGTGGAAAACTTCTCCAAGGACATTCAGGTTGTCGGTATCAACGACCTTCTCGACGTTGACTACCTCGCTTACATGCTGAAGTACGACTCCGTGCACGGCGCTTTCAAGCACGACGTGTCTTTCGAAGGCAACTTCCTCATCGTCGATGGCAACAAGATTCAGGTGTTCGCCGAAAAGGATCCCTCCAACATCACTTGGGGTGCCCTCGGTGTTGACGTTGTCGTGGAATCCACTGGCTTCTTCCTGACCGACGAGCTCGCCCGCGCCCACATCAAGGCCGGTGCCAAGAAGGTCATCATGTCCGCTCCGTCCAAGGACGCTACCCCGATGTTCGTTTACGGTGTGAACCACCAGACCTACGCCGGCCAGGACATCATCTCCAACGCTTCCTGCACCACCAACTGCCTCGCCCCGATGTCCAAGGTCCTCAACGACAAGTTCGGCATCAAGCGCGGCCTCATGACCACCGTCCACGCTGCTACTGCTACGCAGAAGACCGTTGACGGCCCGTCCAAGAAGGACTGGCGCGGTGGCCGTGGCATCCTCGAAAACATCATCCCGTCTTCTACGGGTGCTGCTAAGGCCGTGGGCAAGGTTCTCCCGCAGCTCAACGGTAAGCTCACTGGTATGAGCCTCCGCGTTCCGACCTCCGACGTTTCCTTCGTTGACCTCACTGCCGAACTCGAAAAGCCGGCTACCTACGAAGAAATCTGCAAGGCCATGAAGGAAGCTTCTGAAGGCGAACTCAAGGGCATCCTCGGTTACACCGACGAAGCTCTCGTTTCTACCGACTTCCGCAACGACGCTCGCACTTCTATCTTCGACGTCAAGGCTGGTATCCAGCTCGACCCGACCTTCGTGAAGGTTTGCGCCTGGTACGATAACGAATGGGGCTACAGCAACAAGGTTTGCGAAATGGCCCGCGTCATCACCAAGTAA
- a CDS encoding diguanylate cyclase, which yields MSEYLLEYAEISLFCIAVLAVMLRALRTSLNRLADQTILTHVFVMIMMLFVFDLVSEMVEGHATPAAIAVNHVCCIAFLSLNLFLAFQWLRFVGYNLQLHFWHQKRTLLYLLIPLMVGVLLIVCSISQGWIYRISPDNHAIRGSIYFVYIAICCFYMLGTGFIAGRRVFIRRYYSDKLLYLALASCGVLPAFFFVLEYFTGTHPFSVYSMVVAVLWVFLELQSRMISTDPLTKLNNRNQLNVFLDSKMGQNSAKGSLYLFVLDVDKFKDINDNFGHHEGDRALITVADVLKKVCGPRGHFISRFGGDEFNLVAELPDASAAEALKDAINEEIALRDETLPYRLCLSIGYATGRGKGETLKDLFERADEALYREKAKR from the coding sequence ATGAGCGAGTACTTGCTTGAATATGCCGAAATAAGCCTGTTCTGCATTGCGGTCCTCGCCGTGATGCTCAGGGCGCTCCGCACGAGCCTGAACAGGCTAGCCGACCAGACCATCCTCACGCACGTGTTCGTAATGATTATGATGCTTTTCGTCTTCGACCTCGTGTCGGAGATGGTCGAGGGACACGCTACCCCGGCCGCCATAGCCGTGAACCACGTCTGCTGCATCGCGTTCCTCTCGCTGAACCTGTTCCTCGCGTTCCAGTGGCTTCGCTTTGTGGGCTACAACCTGCAGCTCCATTTTTGGCACCAGAAGCGGACCTTGCTCTATTTGCTGATTCCCTTGATGGTGGGCGTCTTGCTTATCGTGTGCTCCATATCGCAGGGCTGGATTTACCGCATTAGCCCCGACAACCACGCTATTCGCGGTAGCATTTACTTTGTCTATATTGCGATTTGCTGCTTCTACATGCTGGGCACGGGCTTTATTGCGGGCCGTCGCGTGTTCATTAGGCGCTACTACTCCGACAAGCTTTTGTACCTGGCACTGGCGTCGTGTGGCGTGTTGCCCGCATTCTTCTTTGTTCTCGAGTATTTTACGGGCACGCATCCCTTCTCGGTTTACTCGATGGTGGTTGCCGTGCTTTGGGTATTCCTCGAACTGCAATCCCGCATGATTTCGACGGACCCGCTCACCAAGCTCAACAACAGGAACCAGCTGAACGTGTTTCTTGATTCCAAGATGGGGCAGAATTCGGCGAAGGGCTCGCTGTACCTGTTCGTGCTCGATGTGGACAAGTTCAAGGACATAAACGACAACTTCGGGCATCACGAAGGCGACCGCGCGCTGATTACGGTTGCCGACGTGCTCAAGAAGGTTTGTGGCCCCCGCGGGCACTTCATTTCGCGCTTTGGCGGTGACGAGTTCAACCTGGTGGCGGAACTGCCCGATGCCTCTGCCGCGGAGGCCCTGAAAGATGCTATCAATGAAGAAATCGCCCTCAGGGACGAAACTCTCCCGTACCGCCTGTGCCTGAGCATCGGGTATGCCACTGGCCGCGGGAAGGGCGAAACCCTGAAAGACCTGTTTGAACGTGCCGACGAGGCGCTGTACAGGGAAAAGGCGAAGCGCTAG
- a CDS encoding cellulase family glycosylhydrolase, which produces MRFTTAASLALAASLATTAFAQITPTRVGPVSQYGQLMTGKNSQGKGQIYGSCEGVKDGAEVQVRGMSLYWSLMPQAVEFWSEEGVSTMVRDMNIQIVRAAMATKATDDWNGEWNGIKLKGWEGDKTNQTNFVKTVVEAAIKNDIYVIIDWHSHSAHQQTNSAKEFFKEMAETYGQYDNVIFEVFNEPEQISWSDVKNYANQVIQVIRQYSDNLILVGNPSWDQNPSDAIGNEVNDPKKNTAYTLHYYANSHNWSGNYDWGGESEGSKGEKAMNAGLSVFVSEWGTANSDGNGNPDQSRNKSWQDYMNKHKLSWANWSASYINEGTAAFQDGSNKNSLQYTTSGNLVKGYLATNPTSYKACKAEEEVGIKAPAIAGGFSVSLEGKTLNIAGGNANVEIYSLLGNKFMAVENVSGALSLASLPSGSYVVRVNAKEGSKTMRVQVR; this is translated from the coding sequence ATGAGATTCACAACGGCGGCATCCCTGGCTCTGGCGGCATCGCTGGCCACAACCGCATTCGCGCAAATCACCCCCACCCGCGTGGGCCCCGTGAGCCAGTACGGCCAGCTAATGACCGGCAAGAACTCGCAGGGCAAGGGGCAAATCTACGGCAGCTGCGAAGGCGTCAAGGATGGCGCCGAAGTGCAGGTGCGCGGCATGAGCCTCTACTGGAGCCTTATGCCCCAGGCCGTCGAATTCTGGAGCGAAGAAGGTGTTTCCACCATGGTTCGCGACATGAACATCCAGATTGTGCGCGCAGCCATGGCTACAAAGGCGACTGATGACTGGAACGGCGAATGGAACGGAATCAAGCTCAAGGGCTGGGAAGGCGACAAGACCAACCAGACGAACTTCGTGAAGACCGTGGTCGAGGCCGCCATCAAGAACGACATCTATGTGATTATCGACTGGCACTCCCACAGTGCACACCAGCAGACCAACTCCGCGAAGGAATTCTTCAAGGAAATGGCCGAAACCTACGGCCAGTACGACAACGTGATTTTCGAAGTCTTCAACGAACCCGAACAGATTTCCTGGAGCGACGTCAAGAACTACGCGAACCAGGTCATCCAGGTCATCCGCCAGTATTCCGACAACCTGATTCTCGTGGGCAACCCCTCCTGGGACCAGAACCCCTCCGATGCCATCGGTAACGAGGTGAACGACCCCAAGAAGAATACGGCCTACACCCTGCACTACTATGCAAATTCCCATAACTGGAGCGGCAACTACGACTGGGGTGGAGAAAGTGAAGGTTCCAAGGGCGAAAAGGCCATGAATGCGGGCCTCTCCGTATTCGTCTCGGAATGGGGCACCGCCAACTCAGATGGTAACGGAAATCCCGACCAGAGCCGCAACAAGAGCTGGCAGGACTACATGAACAAACACAAGCTCTCCTGGGCAAACTGGTCTGCGTCCTACATTAACGAAGGCACCGCAGCCTTCCAGGATGGCTCGAACAAGAACTCGCTGCAGTACACAACATCGGGCAACCTGGTGAAGGGCTACCTCGCCACGAACCCCACGAGCTACAAGGCCTGCAAGGCCGAAGAGGAAGTCGGGATCAAGGCCCCCGCAATCGCGGGCGGGTTCAGCGTGAGCCTCGAGGGCAAGACCCTGAATATCGCCGGCGGCAACGCGAATGTTGAAATCTACAGCCTGCTGGGCAACAAGTTCATGGCTGTCGAGAACGTGAGCGGCGCGCTCTCGCTCGCAAGCCTCCCCTCCGGTTCGTACGTCGTGCGCGTGAACGCGAAGGAAGGCAGCAAGACGATGCGCGTGCAGGTGCGATAA
- a CDS encoding ATP-binding protein, which produces MQNLKKEITVDSKIENIDALTAFVEKELEPFEPSMKAQMQINVAIDELFSNVVHYSGSSKMTLVLEVVEDVLSASLTFIDNGVAYDPLAKADPDVTLSADDREIGGLGIFLVKKTMDQMEYKRDGEKNILKITKKLG; this is translated from the coding sequence ATGCAGAATTTGAAGAAAGAAATAACTGTTGATTCCAAGATTGAGAACATCGACGCCCTGACGGCGTTCGTGGAGAAGGAACTTGAACCGTTTGAACCTTCGATGAAGGCCCAGATGCAGATTAACGTTGCAATCGATGAACTTTTTAGCAACGTGGTGCATTATTCCGGCTCGTCGAAGATGACGCTTGTTCTGGAAGTTGTGGAAGACGTTCTTTCGGCTAGCCTGACGTTTATCGATAACGGCGTGGCGTACGACCCGCTTGCGAAGGCCGACCCGGATGTTACGCTCTCTGCCGACGACCGCGAGATTGGCGGGCTTGGCATTTTCCTGGTCAAGAAGACGATGGACCAGATGGAATACAAGCGCGACGGCGAGAAGAACATTCTCAAGATTACGAAGAAACTGGGCTAG
- a CDS encoding STAS domain-containing protein, with the protein MQIEKKLENNVLSFALEGRLDTMTAPQLEAEVVGKLDGVTELNFDFAKLSYISSAGLRVLLSAQKVMNKQGKMFIRNVCPEIKEIFDVTGFADILTIV; encoded by the coding sequence ATGCAGATTGAAAAGAAACTCGAAAACAACGTTTTGAGCTTTGCCCTGGAAGGGCGCTTGGATACCATGACCGCCCCGCAGCTCGAGGCTGAGGTCGTCGGAAAACTTGATGGCGTTACCGAATTGAATTTCGATTTCGCAAAGCTCTCTTACATTTCTTCTGCAGGCCTGCGCGTGCTGCTTTCTGCCCAGAAGGTCATGAACAAGCAGGGCAAGATGTTTATCCGCAACGTGTGCCCCGAAATCAAGGAAATCTTTGACGTGACGGGTTTCGCGGATATCCTTACCATCGTGTAA
- a CDS encoding GGDEF domain-containing protein encodes MSLYITVNTLCAVIMIILMFMVKRGVMHESDQKTFFNLCLNSLLLFSFDILWVVLDGTSFSHGPLINKIVNAAYFAQSGVVCYCWSRYSLFLSGNRLKLWKFYRVLFLLPMIVVAFMAIASIWTGWFFTVDATNHYQRGEYLILHVSLIFAYLLYSFFVAVFAIKRKRELVNKNKLYAISALGFLPFFAEIVQIEYPGLSVFCVGATLGLVVVFLEIQREMISLDPLTRLNNRNQASIYLSSRFKQEIPGKMLYQFAMDLDKFKGINDTYGHMEGDNALMIVSMVLKLVCGPRGHFISRYGGDEFVVFANLPDDDAANELCAAIEEKLEKRSIGLPYALKMSIGYARLRKGETEESLGRRADESLYEIKKRKKVDRV; translated from the coding sequence ATGTCGCTCTATATAACTGTCAATACACTCTGCGCTGTCATCATGATTATCCTCATGTTCATGGTTAAGCGTGGCGTGATGCACGAGTCCGACCAGAAGACGTTTTTTAACCTCTGCCTCAATTCGCTGCTCCTTTTTTCGTTCGACATTCTCTGGGTAGTGCTGGACGGGACTTCGTTTTCCCACGGCCCGCTGATAAACAAGATTGTAAACGCCGCCTATTTTGCGCAAAGTGGCGTCGTGTGCTATTGCTGGAGCCGCTATTCGCTGTTCCTTTCGGGGAACAGGCTCAAGCTGTGGAAATTCTACAGGGTGCTGTTCTTGCTGCCCATGATTGTGGTTGCCTTCATGGCGATTGCCTCCATCTGGACAGGGTGGTTCTTCACCGTGGATGCCACGAACCACTACCAGCGTGGCGAATACCTCATTTTGCACGTGAGCCTCATCTTCGCGTACCTGCTGTATTCCTTCTTTGTCGCGGTCTTTGCCATCAAGCGCAAGCGCGAGCTGGTGAACAAGAACAAGCTCTATGCCATCTCGGCGCTCGGCTTCTTGCCGTTTTTTGCAGAAATTGTCCAGATTGAGTACCCCGGACTCTCGGTTTTCTGCGTGGGTGCGACCCTCGGCCTCGTGGTGGTTTTCCTCGAAATCCAGCGCGAGATGATTTCGCTCGACCCGCTGACCCGCCTCAACAACCGCAACCAGGCGAGCATCTACCTGAGTTCGCGGTTCAAGCAAGAAATCCCGGGCAAGATGCTTTACCAGTTCGCGATGGACCTCGACAAGTTCAAGGGTATCAACGATACATACGGCCATATGGAGGGCGATAATGCGCTCATGATTGTTTCGATGGTGCTGAAACTCGTGTGTGGCCCGCGCGGGCACTTCATTTCGCGCTACGGGGGCGACGAGTTCGTGGTATTCGCGAACCTCCCGGACGACGATGCCGCGAATGAACTCTGCGCCGCCATCGAGGAAAAACTGGAAAAGAGGTCCATCGGGCTTCCGTACGCACTCAAGATGAGCATCGGGTACGCAAGGCTCCGGAAGGGCGAAACCGAGGAATCCCTTGGCCGCAGGGCGGACGAGTCCCTTTATGAAATCAAGAAGCGCAAGAAGGTGGATCGGGTATGA
- a CDS encoding PD-(D/E)XK nuclease family transposase, with protein MDRKQFARFIKLLKEANERGEDVDAIMKAYEHENAYIYNDGVFKKIFASEENIALTTDLVNASLDLFGCDCISHPRIVNPFVPGETGKSSVEPDIMLVNDRGVGQPRDRISIDVQHNNNTLYPARLVLYVSRITSNMVKRGAPPLLENLNVVSFQFFEAFPKSKNYRHVVQLSNQEGMLYFDLQTMTIVEVKKFLEHADAYAGDNSRLAQWLRAIDTLNREADFSEFSQDPVFRVLQNAVKMCNFSARYLMTVDMSDVDRAMEKYEAALEKSKEIAKGLLRDGVPLDVIVRNTNLPEKVILSL; from the coding sequence ATGGACCGTAAACAGTTTGCTAGGTTTATCAAATTGCTCAAGGAAGCAAATGAAAGGGGCGAAGATGTAGACGCTATCATGAAGGCGTATGAGCACGAGAATGCTTACATCTACAACGATGGGGTGTTCAAGAAGATTTTCGCAAGCGAGGAGAACATCGCGCTTACCACTGACCTTGTGAACGCGAGTCTCGACCTCTTCGGGTGCGACTGCATCAGTCACCCAAGAATCGTCAACCCCTTTGTTCCGGGAGAAACGGGCAAGAGCAGCGTAGAGCCTGACATTATGCTTGTAAACGACCGCGGCGTGGGACAACCCCGCGACCGCATCTCCATCGACGTGCAGCACAATAACAACACGCTCTACCCGGCACGCCTTGTGCTCTACGTATCCCGCATTACTAGCAACATGGTGAAGCGCGGCGCCCCTCCGTTGCTCGAAAACCTGAATGTCGTGAGTTTCCAGTTCTTTGAGGCTTTCCCGAAGTCGAAAAACTACCGGCATGTCGTGCAACTCAGCAATCAGGAGGGCATGCTATATTTCGACTTGCAGACCATGACGATTGTCGAGGTGAAGAAGTTCCTCGAACATGCCGATGCCTATGCAGGCGACAACAGTCGCCTCGCGCAATGGCTCAGGGCAATCGACACTCTCAACCGCGAGGCAGATTTCAGCGAGTTTTCGCAGGACCCCGTGTTCAGGGTATTGCAAAATGCCGTAAAAATGTGTAATTTTAGTGCGAGGTATCTTATGACTGTAGATATGAGCGACGTTGATCGGGCTATGGAGAAGTACGAGGCCGCTTTGGAAAAATCCAAGGAAATCGCGAAGGGGTTGCTGCGCGATGGTGTGCCGCTTGATGTCATTGTGCGAAATACCAATCTCCCTGAGAAGGTTATTCTCTCGTTGTAG
- the ilvD gene encoding dihydroxy-acid dehydratase — protein MPKLRSLKTMEGREMAGARALWHATGTKVEDFGKPVICVVNSYTQFVPGHVHLKDLGQVVARAIESAGGVAKEMNTIAVDDGIAMGHDGMLYSLPSRDLIADSTEYMANAHRADALVCISNCDKVTPGMLMAAMRLNIPAIFVSGGPMEAGHVTTKDGKDRALDLIDAMIDSADNTISDEEVAAIEANACPTCGSCSGMFTANSMNSLTEALGLSLPGNGTIVATHAERKKLFEAAGKRIVELCHQYYDLNDESILPRSIATKEAFENAMRLDIAMGGSSNTVLHLLAVAQEAGVDFTMKDIDRLSRNTPCICKVAPTVHNIHVENVNRAGGIMGILGELDRMGLIHKNAKTVHAATMGEALEVNDLKRNPSAEAKQRYLAGPGRKYNIEAFSQNFMYPDHDLDRANGAIRDGEHAYTKDGGLAVLYGNLAIDGCIVKTAGVDESIWKFTGPAIVFESQEEAVEGILGNKVKAGDVVVIRYEGPKGGPGMQEMLYPTSYLKSRHLGKSCALLTDGRFSGGTSGLSIGHASPEAANKGNIGLVHTGDVIEIDIPNRSINVQLTDDELAERRKEMEARGAKAWQPEHRDRVVSKALQAYAAMASSADKGAVRDLSLIGVK, from the coding sequence ATGCCGAAACTTCGTTCGCTCAAGACTATGGAAGGCCGTGAAATGGCCGGTGCACGCGCCCTTTGGCACGCAACAGGAACCAAGGTGGAAGACTTTGGTAAGCCCGTTATTTGCGTGGTGAACAGCTACACCCAGTTTGTTCCGGGCCACGTTCACCTGAAGGACTTGGGCCAGGTGGTCGCCCGCGCGATCGAATCCGCCGGCGGTGTCGCGAAGGAAATGAACACCATCGCCGTGGACGACGGTATCGCCATGGGCCACGACGGCATGCTTTACAGCCTCCCGAGCCGTGACCTGATTGCGGACTCTACCGAATACATGGCAAACGCCCACCGCGCCGACGCCCTCGTCTGCATCTCCAACTGCGACAAGGTGACTCCGGGTATGCTCATGGCAGCCATGCGCCTCAACATTCCGGCAATCTTCGTTTCTGGCGGCCCGATGGAAGCTGGCCACGTGACCACGAAGGACGGCAAGGACCGCGCTCTTGACTTGATCGACGCCATGATCGATTCTGCCGACAACACCATCAGCGACGAAGAAGTGGCTGCCATCGAAGCGAACGCTTGCCCGACTTGCGGTTCCTGCTCCGGCATGTTCACCGCAAACTCCATGAACTCCCTTACCGAAGCCCTCGGCCTCAGCCTCCCGGGCAACGGCACCATCGTTGCAACGCACGCCGAACGTAAGAAGCTGTTCGAAGCAGCCGGTAAGCGCATCGTGGAACTCTGCCACCAGTATTACGATTTGAACGACGAAAGCATCCTCCCGCGCAGCATCGCCACGAAGGAAGCCTTCGAAAACGCCATGCGCCTCGACATCGCCATGGGCGGTTCTTCCAACACCGTGCTCCACTTGCTCGCTGTCGCTCAGGAAGCTGGCGTTGACTTCACCATGAAGGACATCGACCGTCTTTCCCGCAACACGCCGTGCATCTGCAAGGTCGCCCCGACCGTTCACAACATCCACGTGGAAAACGTGAACCGCGCTGGCGGCATCATGGGTATCCTCGGTGAACTCGACCGCATGGGCCTCATCCACAAGAATGCAAAGACTGTTCACGCCGCCACCATGGGCGAAGCTCTCGAAGTGAACGACCTCAAGCGCAACCCGAGCGCCGAAGCCAAGCAGCGCTACCTCGCTGGCCCGGGCCGCAAGTACAATATTGAAGCCTTCTCTCAGAACTTCATGTATCCGGATCACGACCTCGACCGCGCCAACGGCGCTATCCGCGATGGCGAACACGCTTATACCAAGGACGGCGGCCTCGCTGTTCTGTACGGAAACCTCGCAATCGACGGCTGCATCGTGAAGACCGCAGGCGTGGACGAATCCATCTGGAAGTTCACCGGCCCGGCTATCGTGTTCGAAAGCCAGGAAGAAGCCGTTGAAGGCATCCTCGGCAACAAGGTGAAGGCTGGCGACGTCGTCGTCATCCGCTACGAAGGCCCGAAGGGTGGCCCCGGCATGCAGGAAATGCTCTACCCGACCTCTTACCTCAAGAGCCGTCACCTCGGCAAGTCCTGCGCCCTCCTTACCGACGGTCGTTTCTCCGGCGGTACCAGCGGTCTTTCCATCGGCCACGCTTCTCCGGAAGCCGCCAACAAGGGTAACATCGGCCTCGTTCACACGGGCGACGTCATCGAAATCGACATTCCGAACCGCTCCATCAACGTGCAGCTCACCGACGACGAACTCGCCGAACGCCGCAAGGAAATGGAAGCCCGCGGCGCCAAGGCTTGGCAGCCGGAACACCGCGACCGCGTTGTCAGCAAGGCATTGCAGGCATACGCCGCCATGGCATCGTCTGCTGACAAGGGTGCCGTGCGCGACCTGTCTCTGATTGGAGTTAAGTAA
- the thiC gene encoding phosphomethylpyrimidine synthase ThiC — MNGAQRNEESRTKYLGTAMDSLLKPFMNSRKVYVPGKMYPDIRVGMREILTEDPETPVVTVYDTSGPYSDVDAKLDVTKGIERFREPWIMERGDAEQLNDMTSAYGRARRANHELDHLRFNAEHHPLRAKAGHHLTQLDYARKGIVTKEMEYVAIRENQRLDELQAQGKIQVAGSPITPEFVRDEIAAGRAILPGNINHPECEPMIIGNRFLTKINSNIGNSAITSSIEEEVEKMAWSVRWGADTVMDLSTGKHIHETREWIIRNSPVPIGTVPIYQALEKVNGKAEELTWELYRDTLIEQAEQGVDYFTIHAGLLLEHIPLTAKRTTGIVSRGGSILALWQMRHHQQNFLYTHFREICEILAAYDVAVSLGDGLRPGSLADANDAAQFGELDTLGELTKIAWEYGVQVIIEGPGHVPMHKIQDNMARQLEKCHGAPFYTLGPLTTDIAPGYDHITSAIGAAQIGWYGTAMLCYVTPKEHLGLPDRDDVRAGVVTYKLAAHAADLAKGHFAAQFRDDALSRARFDFRWNDQFALSLDPEKAMEFHDKTLPGSQAKASHFCSMCGPNFCSMRITRAVRNFVKTGEVGDV; from the coding sequence CTGAATGGAGCGCAGCGTAATGAAGAATCCAGGACAAAATATTTAGGAACCGCAATGGATTCTCTCCTCAAGCCGTTTATGAATTCCCGCAAGGTGTATGTTCCGGGGAAAATGTACCCGGACATCCGCGTGGGAATGCGCGAAATTTTGACTGAAGACCCCGAAACGCCTGTCGTGACGGTATACGATACGAGTGGTCCTTACAGCGATGTAGATGCCAAGCTCGACGTAACGAAGGGGATTGAACGTTTTCGCGAACCCTGGATTATGGAACGTGGTGACGCCGAACAGCTCAACGACATGACGTCTGCTTATGGCCGCGCCCGCCGCGCAAACCATGAGCTGGACCACCTGCGCTTTAACGCCGAGCACCACCCGCTCCGCGCAAAGGCCGGACACCACCTGACGCAGCTTGACTACGCCCGCAAGGGAATCGTCACCAAGGAAATGGAATACGTGGCTATCCGCGAAAACCAGCGCCTTGACGAATTGCAGGCTCAGGGTAAAATCCAGGTGGCAGGCTCCCCCATTACGCCGGAATTCGTGCGCGACGAAATCGCCGCAGGCCGTGCGATTCTGCCGGGGAACATTAACCACCCGGAATGCGAACCGATGATTATCGGTAACCGTTTCCTCACGAAGATCAACAGCAACATCGGCAACTCGGCCATTACCTCTTCTATCGAAGAAGAAGTCGAAAAAATGGCTTGGTCTGTACGATGGGGCGCAGACACGGTCATGGACCTTTCCACCGGAAAGCACATCCACGAAACGCGCGAATGGATTATCCGCAACAGCCCCGTCCCTATCGGCACAGTGCCTATCTACCAGGCGCTCGAGAAGGTGAACGGCAAGGCCGAAGAACTCACGTGGGAACTGTACCGCGACACGCTTATTGAGCAGGCGGAACAGGGCGTGGACTACTTCACGATTCACGCAGGCCTGTTGCTGGAACACATTCCGCTCACGGCCAAGCGCACCACGGGTATCGTGAGCCGCGGCGGTTCCATCCTTGCCCTCTGGCAGATGCGCCACCACCAGCAGAACTTCTTGTACACGCACTTCCGCGAAATCTGCGAGATTCTCGCCGCCTACGACGTTGCCGTTTCTTTGGGCGATGGTCTGCGTCCGGGAAGCCTCGCCGATGCCAACGACGCGGCCCAGTTCGGAGAACTGGACACGCTTGGCGAACTCACGAAGATTGCCTGGGAATACGGCGTGCAGGTGATTATCGAAGGCCCGGGCCACGTGCCCATGCACAAGATTCAGGACAACATGGCCCGCCAGCTCGAAAAGTGCCACGGCGCCCCGTTCTACACGCTCGGCCCCCTCACCACCGACATTGCCCCCGGTTACGACCACATCACATCGGCCATCGGCGCGGCACAAATCGGCTGGTACGGCACCGCGATGCTCTGCTACGTGACGCCCAAGGAACACCTCGGGCTCCCCGACCGCGACGACGTGCGCGCAGGTGTGGTCACCTACAAGCTCGCCGCCCACGCGGCCGACCTTGCAAAGGGCCATTTCGCAGCGCAGTTCCGCGACGACGCCCTTTCGCGCGCCCGCTTCGACTTCCGCTGGAACGACCAGTTCGCGCTGTCGCTCGACCCCGAGAAGGCGATGGAATTCCACGACAAGACGCTCCCCGGCAGCCAGGCGAAGGCAAGCCACTTCTGCAGCATGTGTGGCCCGAACTTCTGCAGCATGCGCATTACGCGCGCCGTGCGGAATTTTGTCAAGACCGGCGAAGTTGGCGACGTATAG